One window of the Saccopteryx bilineata isolate mSacBil1 chromosome 2, mSacBil1_pri_phased_curated, whole genome shotgun sequence genome contains the following:
- the LOC136322442 gene encoding keratin-associated protein 15-1-like — protein MDACYCTQGWGIKASSTEGTVTVVDCSLCCTAEHTSPVNMSYNYCSGNVSSRSLGGYLRYPGSSYDSFCPGDAICPPGPGPQGSSLYSGCQETFWEPTSWQESCCNPRTTTLCRPYQSHYMGSVGCGSSGFGPFASGSAGVQSMGYRPGLCRPTHFSHRGYQSHCLQPSFGSRCFGQTY, from the coding sequence ATGGACGCATGCTACTGCACCCAGGGCTGGGGTATAAAAGCATCCAGTACAGAAGGGACAGTCACAGTTGTGGACTGCTCTCTCTGCTGCACAGCCGAACACACGTCTCCCGTCAACATGTCCTACAACTACTGCTCTGGAAACGTCTCCTCCCGTTCCCTTGGGGGCTACCTGCGCTACCCAGGCTCCTCCTACGACTCATTCTGCCCAGGGGATGCCATCTGCCCTCCAGGCCCAGGCCCACAGGGCTCCTCTCTCTACAGCGGCTGCCAGGAGACCTTCTGGGAGCCCACCAGCTGGCAGGAGTCCTGCTGTAACCCGAGGACTACGACGCTCTGCCGTCCCTACCAGTCACACTACATGGGATCTGTAGGGTGTGGCAGCTCCGGCTTTGGGCCTTTTGCATCGGGAAGTGCCGGTGTCCAGTCTATGGGCTACAGGCCAGGCCTCTGCCGCCCCACCCACTTCTCTCACAGGGGTTACCAGTCCCATTGTTTGCAGCCTTCCTTCGGCTCTCGCTGTTTCGGACAGACTTACTGA